In a single window of the Streptomyces sp. NBC_00285 genome:
- a CDS encoding response regulator transcription factor — translation MTVRVLLADDEHLIRGALAALLSLEDDLAIVAEAATGPEALAMARAHEPDVAVLDLQMPGADGVKVATSLRAELPSCKVLIVTSHGRPGHLKRSLEAGVRGFVPKTVSARKLAEIIRTVYAGNRYVDPELAADAISAGDSPLTAREAEVLELAADGAPVAEIAERAALSQGTVRNYLSSAVSKLGAENRHAAVRLARERGWV, via the coding sequence GTGACCGTGCGGGTGCTGCTCGCCGACGACGAGCATCTGATCCGGGGCGCGCTGGCCGCGTTGCTTTCGCTGGAGGACGACCTCGCGATCGTCGCGGAGGCGGCGACCGGCCCCGAAGCGCTGGCGATGGCCCGGGCGCACGAGCCCGACGTCGCCGTACTCGATCTTCAGATGCCCGGCGCGGACGGTGTGAAGGTCGCCACATCCCTGCGCGCGGAACTGCCGTCGTGCAAGGTGCTGATCGTCACCAGCCACGGTCGGCCGGGGCATCTCAAGCGGTCCCTGGAGGCCGGTGTGCGGGGGTTCGTCCCGAAGACCGTGAGCGCACGGAAACTCGCCGAGATCATCCGCACGGTGTACGCGGGAAACCGTTACGTCGACCCCGAGTTGGCCGCCGACGCGATCTCCGCCGGGGACTCGCCACTGACCGCGCGGGAGGCCGAGGTGCTGGAACTCGCCGCCGACGGGGCGCCCGTCGCGGAGATCGCCGAACGTGCCGCGCTGTCGCAGGGAACCGTCCGGAACTACCTGTCGTCGGCCGTGTCGAAACTCGGTGCCGAGAACCGGCATGCGGCGGTGCGGCTCGCACGGGAACGAGGTTGGGTATAG
- a CDS encoding phosphoribosylaminoimidazolesuccinocarboxamide synthase: MSGFVEKPEPLQVPGLVHLHTGKVRELYQNEAGDLVMVASDRISAFDWVLPTEIPDKGRVLTQLSLWWFDQIADLMPNHVLSTDVPEGAPADWAGRTMVCRSLQMVPVECVARGYLTGSGLVEYDESRTVCGLALPEGLVDGSELPAPIFTPATKAAVGEHDENVSYEEVARQVGAETAAQLRQATLAVYSRGRDVARDRGIILADTKFEFGFDGETLVVADEVLTPDSSRFWPADQWEPGRAQPSYDKQFVRDWLTSPESGWDRRSEQPPPPLPQQVVDATRAKYVEAYERLTGLSWS, translated from the coding sequence GTGTCCGGATTCGTAGAAAAGCCCGAGCCGCTCCAGGTTCCGGGCCTGGTGCACCTGCACACCGGCAAGGTGCGCGAGCTGTACCAGAACGAGGCGGGCGACCTCGTGATGGTCGCCAGCGACCGTATCTCCGCCTTCGACTGGGTGCTGCCGACCGAGATCCCCGACAAGGGGCGCGTCCTCACCCAGCTGTCGCTGTGGTGGTTCGACCAGATCGCCGATCTGATGCCGAACCACGTCCTGAGCACCGACGTGCCGGAAGGCGCCCCCGCCGACTGGGCGGGCCGCACGATGGTGTGCAGGTCGCTCCAGATGGTGCCGGTCGAGTGCGTCGCCCGCGGCTACCTCACCGGCTCCGGCCTGGTGGAGTACGACGAGTCCCGCACGGTCTGCGGCCTCGCCCTCCCCGAGGGCCTGGTCGACGGCAGCGAGCTCCCCGCCCCGATCTTCACCCCGGCCACCAAGGCGGCCGTCGGCGAGCACGACGAGAACGTCTCGTACGAGGAGGTCGCCCGCCAGGTCGGTGCGGAGACCGCCGCGCAGCTGCGGCAGGCGACCCTCGCGGTGTACTCGCGTGGCCGGGACGTGGCCCGGGACCGCGGGATCATCCTCGCGGACACCAAGTTCGAGTTCGGTTTCGACGGGGAGACCCTCGTCGTCGCGGACGAGGTCCTCACCCCGGACTCCTCCCGCTTCTGGCCGGCCGACCAGTGGGAGCCGGGGCGCGCGCAGCCGTCGTACGACAAGCAGTTCGTGCGCGACTGGTTGACCTCGCCGGAGTCCGGCTGGGACCGCAGGAGCGAGCAGCCCCCGCCGCCGCTGCCGCAGCAGGTCGTGGACGCGACCCGCGCCAAGTACGTCGAGGCGTACGAGCGTCTGACGGGCCTGAGCTGGTCGTAA
- a CDS encoding ABC transporter ATP-binding protein, which translates to MNTDEHEHVIEVTGLRRVYGGGFEAVRGIGFSVARGEIFALLGTNGAGKTSTVELLEGLAPPTDGRIRVLGHDPYAERAVVRPRTGVMLQEGGFPSELTVGETARMWASCVSGARPPLEVLELVGLARRTGVRVKQLSGGERRRLDLALALLGDPEVLFLDEPTTGLDAQGRRDTWELVQSLRDRGTTVLLTTHYLEEAEELADRLAILHEGRIAATGTTAEVTAGQPSRISFRLPDSYHLGDLPPLDALGVCGHEVDGRVVRLWTRELQRAATGLLVWADAARVELHGLDVRSASLEEAFLGIAREEKERVA; encoded by the coding sequence ATGAACACCGACGAACACGAACACGTGATTGAGGTCACCGGCCTGCGGCGTGTGTACGGGGGCGGGTTCGAGGCGGTGCGCGGAATCGGATTCTCCGTGGCCCGCGGAGAGATCTTCGCCCTGCTCGGCACCAATGGCGCCGGAAAGACCTCCACCGTGGAACTGCTGGAGGGGCTCGCCCCGCCGACCGACGGGAGGATCCGCGTCCTCGGCCACGATCCCTACGCCGAGCGGGCCGTCGTACGGCCACGCACCGGGGTGATGCTCCAGGAGGGCGGTTTCCCGTCCGAGCTGACGGTCGGCGAGACCGCGCGGATGTGGGCGAGCTGCGTCAGCGGGGCCCGGCCGCCGCTGGAGGTGCTGGAACTGGTCGGGCTCGCCCGGCGGACCGGCGTACGGGTCAAGCAGTTGTCCGGTGGCGAGCGGCGCCGCCTCGACCTGGCCCTCGCGCTGCTCGGCGACCCCGAGGTGCTGTTCCTCGACGAGCCGACCACCGGGCTGGATGCCCAAGGGCGCCGGGACACCTGGGAGTTGGTGCAGTCCCTGCGCGACCGCGGCACGACCGTGCTGCTCACCACGCACTACCTGGAAGAAGCCGAGGAGCTCGCCGACCGGCTGGCGATCCTCCACGAGGGGCGCATCGCCGCCACCGGGACGACGGCCGAGGTGACCGCCGGGCAGCCGTCCCGGATCTCCTTCCGGCTGCCGGACAGCTACCACCTCGGCGATCTCCCGCCGCTCGACGCGCTGGGCGTGTGCGGGCACGAGGTCGACGGGCGGGTCGTACGGCTGTGGACGCGGGAACTTCAGCGGGCGGCCACCGGGCTGCTGGTGTGGGCCGACGCGGCCCGGGTCGAGTTGCACGGTCTCGACGTGCGGTCGGCGTCCCTGGAGGAGGCGTTCCTCGGGATCGCACGGGAAGAGAAGGAGCGGGTGGCATGA
- the purL gene encoding phosphoribosylformylglycinamidine synthase subunit PurL: MSRTPLDTVEHAAATPDVELPWAELGLKKDEYERVVEILGRRPTGAELAMYSVMWSEHCSYKSSKVHLRQFGEKAPQSDALLVGIGENAGVVDVGQGYAVTFKVESHNHPSYVEPYQGAATGVGGIVRDIIAMGARPVAVVDPLRFGAADHPDTKRVLPGVVAGIGGYGNCLGLPNIGGEVVFDACYQGNPLVNAGAIGVMRHEDIHLAKASGTGNKVILYGARTGGDGIGGASILASETFDDAKPSKRPAVQVGDPFQEKLLIECTLEAFKEKLVVGIQDLGAAGLSCATSELASNGSGGMRVTLDDVPLRDSTLSPEEILMSESQERMCAVVEPEKVDRFLEICDKWDVIATVIGEVTDGDRLEIYWHGGKIVDVDPRTVAHDGPVYERPYARPEWQDALQADGADKLARPGSSAELKDQVLRLVSSPNQASKKWITSQYDHFVQGNTVLAQPEDSGMIRIDEESGLGVAIATDGNGRYAKLDPYAGAQLALSEAYRNVATTGAKPLAVSDCLNFGSPEDPAVMWQFAEAIRGLADACQQLGTPVTGGNVSLYNQTGEVAIHPTPVVAVLGVIDDVARRTPVAFQEEGQLLYLLGDTREEFGGSAWSQVIHDHLGGLPPKVDLERERLLAEILISASRDGMIDSAHDLSDGGLIQAVVESALLGGKGARLIVPDGLDAFTLLFSESAGRAVVAIPRSEELRFNDMCGARGLPVTRIGVVDGDSIELQGEFELSLEELRVAHEETIPALFK; encoded by the coding sequence ATGAGCCGGACGCCTCTGGACACGGTCGAGCACGCGGCCGCGACCCCCGACGTCGAGCTGCCCTGGGCCGAACTCGGCCTGAAGAAGGACGAGTACGAGCGGGTCGTGGAGATCCTCGGCCGCCGGCCCACCGGTGCCGAGCTGGCCATGTACTCGGTCATGTGGTCCGAGCACTGCAGCTACAAGTCGTCGAAGGTGCACCTGCGCCAGTTCGGCGAGAAGGCCCCGCAGAGCGACGCGCTGCTCGTCGGTATCGGCGAGAACGCCGGTGTCGTCGACGTCGGCCAGGGTTACGCGGTCACCTTCAAGGTCGAGTCGCACAACCACCCGTCGTACGTCGAGCCCTACCAGGGCGCGGCCACCGGCGTCGGCGGCATCGTGCGCGACATCATCGCGATGGGCGCCCGTCCGGTGGCGGTCGTGGACCCGCTGCGGTTCGGTGCGGCCGACCACCCGGACACCAAGCGCGTGCTGCCGGGTGTGGTGGCGGGCATCGGCGGCTACGGCAACTGCCTCGGGCTCCCCAACATCGGCGGCGAGGTCGTCTTCGACGCCTGCTACCAGGGCAACCCGCTGGTCAACGCCGGTGCCATCGGTGTGATGCGGCACGAGGACATCCACCTCGCGAAGGCGTCCGGCACGGGAAACAAGGTCATCCTGTACGGGGCCCGTACGGGTGGCGACGGCATCGGTGGCGCGTCCATCCTGGCGTCCGAGACCTTCGACGACGCCAAGCCGTCGAAGCGCCCCGCGGTCCAGGTCGGCGACCCCTTCCAGGAGAAGCTCCTCATCGAGTGCACCCTGGAGGCCTTCAAGGAAAAGCTGGTCGTCGGCATCCAGGACCTCGGTGCGGCGGGCCTGTCCTGCGCCACGTCCGAGCTGGCGTCGAACGGCTCCGGCGGCATGCGGGTGACGCTGGACGACGTACCGCTGCGCGACTCGACGCTCTCGCCCGAGGAAATCCTCATGAGCGAGTCGCAGGAACGCATGTGCGCGGTCGTCGAGCCGGAGAAGGTCGACCGGTTCCTGGAGATCTGCGACAAGTGGGACGTCATCGCCACCGTCATCGGTGAGGTCACCGACGGCGACCGGCTGGAGATCTACTGGCACGGCGGCAAGATCGTCGACGTCGACCCGCGCACGGTCGCGCACGACGGCCCGGTGTACGAGCGCCCGTACGCCCGCCCCGAGTGGCAGGACGCCCTCCAGGCGGACGGCGCCGACAAGCTTGCCCGGCCCGGGAGTTCGGCGGAGCTGAAGGACCAGGTCCTGAGGCTGGTGTCGTCCCCCAACCAGGCCTCCAAGAAGTGGATCACGTCCCAGTACGACCACTTCGTGCAGGGCAACACGGTGCTGGCCCAGCCGGAGGACTCCGGCATGATCCGCATCGACGAGGAGAGCGGCCTCGGTGTCGCGATCGCGACGGACGGCAACGGCCGCTACGCCAAGCTGGACCCGTACGCGGGCGCCCAGTTGGCGCTGTCCGAGGCCTACCGCAACGTGGCGACCACCGGCGCCAAGCCGCTCGCCGTCTCCGACTGCCTGAACTTCGGCTCGCCCGAGGACCCGGCCGTCATGTGGCAGTTCGCCGAGGCCATCCGTGGACTCGCCGACGCCTGCCAGCAGTTGGGCACCCCGGTCACCGGCGGAAACGTCTCCCTCTACAACCAGACGGGCGAGGTGGCCATCCACCCCACCCCCGTCGTCGCGGTCCTGGGCGTCATCGACGACGTCGCACGCCGCACGCCGGTCGCCTTCCAGGAGGAGGGGCAGCTGCTGTACCTCCTCGGCGACACGCGTGAGGAGTTCGGCGGTTCGGCCTGGTCCCAGGTGATCCACGACCACCTCGGCGGCCTGCCGCCCAAGGTCGACCTGGAGCGCGAGCGCCTGCTGGCCGAGATCCTGATCTCCGCCTCCCGCGACGGCATGATCGACTCCGCGCACGACCTCTCCGACGGCGGCCTGATCCAGGCGGTCGTGGAGTCGGCGCTGCTCGGTGGCAAGGGCGCCCGCCTGATCGTCCCGGACGGTCTGGACGCGTTCACGCTGCTGTTCTCGGAGTCGGCCGGCCGCGCGGTCGTGGCGATCCCCCGCTCCGAGGAGCTCCGCTTCAACGACATGTGCGGCGCGCGGGGCCTGCCCGTCACCCGCATCGGTGTCGTCGACGGCGATTCGATCGAGCTCCAGGGCGAGTTCGAGCTGTCGCTGGAGGAACTGCGGGTCGCTCACGAGGAGACGATCCCGGCATTGTTCAAGTAG
- a CDS encoding histone-like nucleoid-structuring protein Lsr2 produces MAQKVVVTLSDDIDGSEAAETIAFGLDGKSYEIDLNQSNAEKLRKALEPYVEAGRKRSRSGKAYRQTEVAPDPAAVRAWAQANKMDVPARGRIPKRVYEAFAEAQ; encoded by the coding sequence GTGGCGCAGAAGGTCGTGGTCACTCTCTCCGACGACATCGACGGCTCGGAAGCGGCGGAAACGATCGCCTTCGGACTCGACGGCAAGTCGTACGAGATCGACCTGAATCAATCCAATGCCGAGAAACTGCGTAAGGCGCTTGAGCCGTACGTGGAGGCCGGCCGCAAGCGGTCCAGGTCGGGCAAGGCGTACAGGCAGACCGAGGTCGCTCCCGACCCGGCTGCGGTCCGGGCCTGGGCCCAGGCCAACAAGATGGACGTCCCCGCCCGCGGACGGATTCCCAAGAGGGTCTACGAGGCGTTCGCCGAGGCTCAGTGA
- a CDS encoding ABC transporter permease: MSGSAIGSTAASAAERTTTTPAGRVGALGRAELTLFLRSKGMILSAVFLPLVLPFSLRASIPDADLKEQGLSLGMLLIPGAVGFSLLFAVYTALTGVFVGRREELVLKRLRTGELRDHEIMAGAALPAIVTSLVQCVLLAVGCSVLLDLAAPKAPLLAVLGVLLGLLMSAALAALTASFTRTVESAQVTGLPLMIITMMGSGVAVPREFLPDRIASVCELLPLTPVITLVRGGWSGDLSAYEALGAVLTALAWTALTVFAVQRWFRWEPRR, from the coding sequence ATGAGCGGGAGCGCGATCGGAAGTACGGCGGCGAGCGCCGCGGAGCGTACGACCACCACGCCGGCCGGACGCGTCGGCGCACTCGGGCGGGCCGAACTGACGCTGTTCCTGCGGAGCAAGGGCATGATCCTCTCGGCGGTGTTCCTGCCGCTGGTACTGCCCTTCAGCCTGCGGGCGAGCATCCCGGACGCGGACCTGAAGGAACAGGGCCTCAGCCTCGGGATGCTGCTGATTCCCGGGGCCGTCGGTTTCTCACTGCTCTTCGCGGTCTACACGGCCCTGACCGGCGTCTTCGTCGGACGGCGTGAGGAGCTCGTCCTCAAGCGGCTGCGCACCGGGGAGCTGCGGGACCACGAGATCATGGCCGGGGCGGCGCTGCCCGCGATCGTCACGAGCCTCGTGCAGTGCGTGCTCCTCGCCGTCGGCTGCTCGGTACTGCTGGATCTGGCCGCGCCGAAGGCACCCCTCCTCGCCGTCCTCGGTGTGCTCCTCGGTCTGCTGATGAGTGCGGCCCTCGCCGCGCTGACCGCGAGCTTCACCCGGACCGTGGAGAGCGCCCAGGTCACCGGGCTGCCGCTGATGATCATCACGATGATGGGCTCGGGGGTCGCCGTCCCGCGGGAATTCCTGCCCGACCGGATCGCCTCGGTGTGCGAACTGCTGCCGCTCACCCCGGTGATCACGCTGGTGCGCGGCGGCTGGAGCGGCGACCTCTCCGCCTACGAGGCCCTGGGAGCGGTACTGACGGCGCTGGCCTGGACCGCGCTGACCGTGTTTGCTGTGCAGCGGTGGTTCCGCTGGGAACCCCGGCGCTGA
- the purS gene encoding phosphoribosylformylglycinamidine synthase subunit PurS: protein MARVVVDVMLKPEILDPQGQAVQRALPRLGFDGISDVRQGKRFELEVDGPVDEAALARIHDLAESFLANTVIEDFTVKVEEVAEAAK from the coding sequence GTGGCACGCGTCGTAGTCGACGTCATGCTCAAGCCGGAGATCCTCGACCCCCAGGGCCAGGCGGTGCAGCGTGCACTGCCGCGGTTGGGTTTCGACGGCATCTCCGACGTACGTCAGGGAAAGCGATTCGAACTGGAAGTTGACGGACCGGTCGACGAGGCCGCGCTCGCCCGCATCCACGATCTTGCGGAATCCTTCCTCGCCAACACCGTGATCGAGGACTTCACCGTCAAGGTGGAGGAAGTCGCGGAGGCCGCGAAGTGA
- a CDS encoding sensor histidine kinase encodes MRDSAGWWRRKSTPAKVETYTRWSFHFFALLEVLAIGLPVLGQMTGSPGVWLLLLVCAHSVVCAVTASRALDWTRGRREQPVRMLWVLGAVTVLVASVAIGIAERGPRGDDVDAAAGSVFVGVLVFGAGTGALAIRRRRRAVALVCGFAGGAVIGGFPLGTALSGALATGLVVLLGAAFLAFTSVFSVWLLNAVYELDAARETRARLAVAEERLRFGRDLHDVVGRNLAVIALKSELAVQLTRRGRDEAVDQMTEVQRIAQETQREVRDVVRGYREADLRSELAGAQGVLTAAGIDCEVTGEPAGLPAEVQSALGWVVREATTNVLRHGDPERCTVTVLTLAERVVLTVENDGALRASDTGGSGLAGLRERLAAVAGTLEAGRVREGVFRLVAEVPLAADVPLAAGEAVS; translated from the coding sequence ATGCGTGATTCGGCCGGCTGGTGGCGGCGCAAGAGCACACCGGCGAAGGTGGAGACGTACACGCGCTGGTCGTTCCACTTCTTCGCCCTGCTCGAGGTCCTGGCGATCGGGCTGCCGGTCCTCGGGCAGATGACCGGCTCACCGGGGGTCTGGCTGCTCCTGCTGGTCTGCGCGCACTCCGTGGTCTGCGCGGTGACCGCGTCCCGGGCGCTCGACTGGACCCGGGGACGGCGCGAGCAGCCGGTGCGGATGCTGTGGGTGCTCGGCGCGGTGACCGTGCTCGTGGCCTCCGTGGCGATCGGGATCGCCGAGCGGGGGCCGCGCGGCGACGACGTCGACGCTGCGGCGGGCTCGGTCTTCGTGGGGGTCCTGGTCTTCGGGGCCGGCACCGGCGCGCTGGCCATCCGCAGACGCCGCAGGGCGGTCGCGTTGGTGTGCGGCTTCGCCGGAGGCGCCGTGATCGGCGGGTTCCCGCTCGGCACAGCCCTTTCCGGCGCGCTGGCCACCGGGCTCGTGGTGCTCCTCGGCGCCGCCTTCCTCGCCTTCACCTCCGTCTTCTCCGTCTGGCTCCTCAACGCCGTCTACGAACTCGACGCCGCCCGCGAGACCCGCGCCCGGCTCGCCGTCGCCGAGGAACGGCTGCGGTTCGGGCGGGACCTGCACGACGTGGTGGGCCGGAACCTGGCGGTGATCGCGTTGAAGAGCGAGCTGGCCGTGCAGCTGACCCGGCGCGGACGGGACGAGGCCGTGGACCAGATGACCGAGGTGCAGCGGATCGCGCAGGAGACACAGCGCGAGGTGCGGGACGTTGTACGGGGGTACCGGGAGGCCGACCTCAGGTCCGAACTCGCCGGAGCGCAAGGGGTGTTGACCGCCGCCGGCATCGACTGCGAGGTCACCGGGGAGCCGGCCGGACTGCCCGCCGAGGTGCAGTCGGCGCTCGGCTGGGTGGTGCGGGAGGCCACCACGAACGTCCTGCGGCACGGCGACCCCGAGCGGTGCACGGTGACCGTGCTCACGCTGGCGGAACGGGTGGTGCTGACCGTGGAGAACGACGGGGCGCTGCGGGCCTCGGACACCGGCGGCTCCGGGCTCGCCGGACTGCGGGAGCGGCTCGCGGCCGTGGCCGGGACGCTGGAGGCGGGCCGGGTGCGCGAGGGTGTGTTCCGGCTGGTGGCGGAGGTGCCACTGGCGGCGGACGTACCGCTGGCGGCGGGGGAGGCGGTCTCGTGA
- the purQ gene encoding phosphoribosylformylglycinamidine synthase subunit PurQ yields MTARIGVVTFPGSLDDRDTQRAIRLAGAEPVALWHKDKDLHQVDAVVLPGGFSYGDYLRAGAISRFSPVMETVIEQARAGLPVLGICNGFQILTEAHLLPGGMLGNDHLHFICRDQKLRVENADTAWTVDYESGQEIHIPLKNMDGRYVADEYTLDKLEAEGRVAFRYVDFNPNGSLRDIAGITNEAGNVVGLMPHPEHAVEPLIGSGRTDGLPFFTSILKKLVNA; encoded by the coding sequence GTGACCGCTCGTATTGGCGTCGTCACTTTCCCCGGCAGCCTTGACGACCGGGACACCCAGCGCGCGATCCGCCTCGCGGGCGCCGAGCCGGTCGCCCTCTGGCACAAGGACAAGGACCTCCACCAGGTCGACGCGGTCGTCCTTCCCGGTGGTTTCTCCTACGGCGACTATCTGCGGGCCGGTGCCATCTCCCGCTTCTCGCCGGTGATGGAGACGGTCATCGAGCAGGCCAGGGCAGGACTTCCGGTCCTCGGTATCTGCAACGGCTTCCAGATCCTCACCGAGGCGCACCTGCTTCCCGGCGGGATGCTCGGCAACGACCACCTCCACTTCATCTGCCGCGACCAGAAGCTGCGCGTGGAGAACGCGGACACCGCCTGGACCGTCGACTACGAGTCCGGCCAGGAGATCCACATCCCGCTGAAGAACATGGACGGCCGGTACGTCGCCGACGAGTACACGCTGGACAAGCTGGAGGCGGAGGGCCGGGTCGCGTTCCGTTACGTGGACTTCAACCCGAACGGTTCGCTGCGCGACATCGCCGGCATCACCAACGAGGCCGGGAACGTCGTAGGCCTCATGCCGCACCCGGAGCACGCCGTCGAGCCGCTCATCGGGTCCGGCCGCACCGACGGCCTCCCCTTCTTCACCTCGATCCTCAAGAAGCTGGTCAACGCATGA